From Zea mays cultivar B73 chromosome 3, Zm-B73-REFERENCE-NAM-5.0, whole genome shotgun sequence:
CAATCGGTTTGCTGTCGCAGCCTCCTCTCCGGTTGCTGATGCCGCCCTGCAAGCAAGAAGCAACCGATGCACACAGCGCACCCCGAGTCCAGATTCAGAGCTCTTCCATGCTCGAACTGACGAATCCAAGATGCTGAAACTGGAGGAGTGGAGGTGGTGGCTTGGCTTACCGTGATGCGGAACGCCGTGACGATAGACACGGTCACGGCaagggcggcgacgacgacgacgacgacgaaccgCGTCGTCGCCGCTGGCGTCGATGCCGTTGCCCAGAAGACAGGCCGCGCCAGCGTTCGACTCCGCTGCAGGCAGGCAGGCAAGAAGCCAGAAAGTCTGAAACCAGTCAGGAACTGGATACACCGATGAAGCGAGTGTTTAAATAACATGTGGGATCGGGTCACCTGGTCCCGGCAGTCCGGCGGCACGGCGGCGCGCGCCGGGGGCTGTTTCTTGCGCCTCCAAATGGAGGTGGCCCGCGGCAGCCGCGCCCACCTGCTCCGCAGGAAGCGGACGACCCTGCTGCCGCGCGGCGGCGGCCCGGGCTGTGTGGTCGCCGCGGGACGACCGCCGCAATTGGATGTGACGGAGAGgaggaggcagcggcggaggcggaGCAGGAGGGACATGCGCTCCCCGCCGCGGCCCCACCCTGGGAGCAAGTTCTCCGCGGCGGCACGGATCTCCAGCCCGCCACGGTGCCTTAGGCTCAGGGTCACCGACCACGCCGGAGGTCCAGGCGGCAGCGACGCCATGACTGATGAGTGAGGCGCAAAGGGAGGTGGCGGTTCGGCCGCCGCGACTCTGCTTGTCCGCCGCAACGGTAAAGTGGGCCGGATTTTTTTAGCGTTGTTTTTAGAAGaaaaaaaatcacgtttagaTCGTGGACCATCTAGGGCCTGTTTGTTCTAAACCACTACTCCCTCCGTCCGTCCCATGAGCCAAGTCGTTTTAGCATCGCAAGGCGTTAGAGTAGTAATATGAGAGATTACAAGAATACCCTCTATTAAATGTAAATATTCTTGTGTCACATACGGATGATGTAGCTAGTCATCTCAGCATTTATTAATTTATTATCCATCTGGCGCCAAAAGTAGAAATGTGTACACAGGCACACGCGCCAAACACATTAAAAAAACGAAAAACATTCAATATTTAAAATTGACGTTCGTCTGCCGTTGTTCTGCCACTGCTCCTTTCTCACGCCTATAAAACACACTCTACCTCGAGCATTTAAAGCACTCACCAGCCTATTAAACACAAAACGCAAACATCACATATGTCGATCGATCTTAATCAGCTGCCATTGGATGGAAATGAAGATGATGTACCTGAGGTTGGTGGAGTCTTTCCTTTTGTTCCTCCACATCAAATACTCCATTCTTTTGATCTAAATATCCAAATGGATGAACAACAAGAGAACCTGCATCTAGGTAAACATTCACAAGTTTTTTCAACATGATTTGCACAAAACTAATTTGTGTAACTGATTTGGCAAATGTAGATAATGAACTTAATGTTTTGGA
This genomic window contains:
- the LOC103649708 gene encoding uncharacterized protein LOC103649708, whose protein sequence is MASLPPGPPAWSVTLSLRHRGGLEIRAAAENLLPGWGRGGERMSLLLRLRRCLLLSVTSNCGGRPAATTQPGPPPRGSRVVRFLRSRWARLPRATSIWRRKKQPPARAAVPPDCRDQRSRTLARPVFWATASTPAATTRFVVVVVVAALAVTVSIVTAFRITGGISNRRGGCDSKPIARWARLLELLEHPPLNCNYRCLLGAPKRGLEWIFSK
- the LOC103649708 gene encoding uncharacterized protein isoform X1, whose product is MASLPPGPPAWSVTLSLRHRGGLEIRAAAENLLPGWGRGGERMSLLLRLRRCLLLSVTSNCGGRPAATTQPGPPPRGSRVVRFLRSRWARLPRATSIWRRKKQPPARAAVPPDCRDQVTRSHMLFKHSLHRCIQFLTGFRLSGFLPACLQRSRTLARPVFWATASTPAATTRFVVVVVVAALAVTVSIVTAFRITGGISNRRGGCDSKPIARWARLLELLEHPPLNCNYRCLLGAPKRGLEWIFSK